In the genome of Vibrio ziniensis, the window AAAGTTTCGCAGCCTGAGTGAAGCTGCCGCATTCACTGAGCAGAAGAAAAGCCTTGAATTGTTTTATAGATAAGTTCATTAGTATTGGCTTTTATTATATGAAACATCACGTTCGATAATATCATTTCTATTTACTATTAAATGTTGGTTAATTCTCATTATTCACATTAATTTCACAGAATTCTTATTTTAAATATATCTCACTAAATTGTTTGATGTTTGTAACGCTTTTTTGTAAGTCATTAAAATATAATGATTTTGGTGCATTTGTTTTTTTGTTTAGCTTATTTGTTTTTCAAATAAGCTGTGTTATTCGTTTTTTCTATTAATTTATGTTTTTTTCCAATTATACGAAAAAAATCCCATATGACAGAATGTGAATATATCGTTTTATGAAAGTTTTAATGCAAAGGTTCAAAAATAAATAACGTGAAAATTTAAAATTAAATAAAAGGAGTGTTCTATGCTGGCTTTTTGGGGATTCTGTTCCATTGCCGTTCTTTTGGCATTAATAATGACCAAGCGTTTATCGGTTATCGTAGCATTGGTTTTGGTGCCGATTGTCTTTGGTTTACTTGCTGGACTAGGTCCAAATCTGGGTGAATATATTCTTAAGGGATTAAAAGGAGTTGCACCAACTGGCATCATGCTGACTTTTGCCATTCTCTACTTTTCTGTGATGAATGATGCCGGAATGTTCGACCCAATTATAAAAGGGATAATTCGTTTTGGAGGAAAAGATCCGGTAAAAATCGCAATTGGGACGGCGGTGATTGCTATGGTCGCTCATTTGGATGGTTCTGGAGCATCTACGTTTTTAGTATGTATTCCTGCTCTATTGCCTATTTATGATCAATTGGGAATGGATAGAAAGGTACTTGCGTGTATAGCCGCACTTGGCGCAGGTACCATGAACATAGTTCCTTGGGGAGGACCTTCACTGCGAGCTGCCACTTCTTTAGAAATAGAAATGACAGATTTATTTAATCCTGTGATCCCTGCATTTTTAGCTGGTTTGGTTACAGTTGTCGCTGTTGCATATTGGTTAGGAAAAAAGGAAAAAAATCGCATAGCAGCAGTTACGCAGAGTACTGCTTCTATCTCAGATGTTGAAATCGAACATGAAACTGATCAAAGTCTGAAACGTCCAAAACTGGTTATTTTCAATGCTCTACTTACTGTGGCCACTATTACTTGTTTGGTTGTTAAGGCTCTGCCATTACCTGCGGTATTTGTGGTTGCTCTAGCGATTGCACTTGTCGTGAACTATCCGAACGTAAAAATGCAACAAGAGCGCATTACCGCTCACGGTAAAGCCGCAATTTTAATGATTTCTATTATTTTTGCTGCAGGCGTATTTACCGGGATTCTAAAAAATTCAGGGATGATCACTGAGTTAGCACAGGGGTTAGTCGGAGTTGTGCCAGAAAGTTTTGGTGGACATTTACCTGTTTTAACCGCTCTAACGTCAGTGCCTGCGAGCTTGTTGTTCGATCCAGATTCTTATTATTTCGGTATCTTGCCGGTTTTATCTTCAGCGGCGGAAGCTCTTGGTGCTAGTGGTACTGAAGTCGCACGAGGTGCAATTTTAGGGCAGATGACAACCGGGTTCCCCGTAAGCCCATTAACTGCATCAACGTTTTTGTTGGTCGGTCTGGCTGGTGTTGACCTTGCCGATCATCAGAAGAAAACCATTCCTTTAGCATTCCTGGTTACTTTAGTTATGACGATTGTGGCTGTCTTAACCGGAGCTATCACTGTGTAAAAAATGATTAGCGGGCTGGTAGTACAGCCCGCCTTTGGTGGAGCGACACCTCAATTATTACTGCGCAAGTGATTAAGAATTTTAGGAGAAGTTATGAAAACAATCAGAATAGGGTCAGGAGCTGGTTATGCAGGGGACCGTATTGAGCCCGCTGTCGAGCTAGCTGAACAGGGCGGAATTGATTATCTCGTCTTTGAGTGTTTAGCCGAAAGGACGATTGCTATTGGACAAAAACAGAAGCAAACCAATCCTAACAAAGGCTATAACGAGCTGCTCGAAGCCCGAATGCGAGCGGTGTTGCCTGCATGTAAGAAAAATGGGATCAAAATTCTTTCTAATATGGGGGCTGCGAACCCATTAGCTGCAGGCAAAGTGGTTCTATCTGTGGCTAACGAGCTTGGGTTAGAAAAGATAAAAGTAGCCATAGTTACCGGAGATGATGCATTTGACCTGTTGATCAAACTAGATTTAACGCTTGATGAAGCAGGAGTTCCAGTATCTGAAAGTGGTAAACAGATTTTATCTGCAAACGCTTATATGGGTGTAGAAGGTTTGATAACAGCACTTGGAACTGATGCTGATGTTGTTATTGCAGGACGAGTTGCCGATCCTTCATTGTTTCTAGCGCCTATGATTCATTCTTTTGGCTGGAAGCTGGATGACTGGGAAAGGCTTGGAAAAGGCACATGCATTGGACACTTGCTGGAATGTGCCGGCCAAATTACCGGTGGGTATTATGCTGATCCAGGATTTAAAGATGTAGAAGGGCTAGATCGTTTAGGTTTTCCTATTGCAGAAGTTAATGAAGATGGCGACGCTGTTATCACCAAAGTAGCAGGCTCTGGTGGGCTTGTTTGTGTCGATACCTGTAAAGAGCAGTTGTTGTATGAAATTCATAGACCAGATCACTACATAACACCGGATGTTGTAGCGGATTTTAGTCAAGTCAGATTTGAAAATGATGGAAAAGACAGAGTTAAGGTTTCTGGCGCTTCAGGAAAAGCACGTACACAAACACTGAAAGTATCTGTTGGATATGCTGATGGATTCATTGGTGAAGGCGAAATTTCTTACGCCGGAGGAAATGCTGTAGCTCGTGGTGAACTTGCTTTGGATATTGTTCGCGGACGATTTGATGTCTGTAAGTTCTCCCCAGCTGAAGTTCGGTATGACTTGATCGGTGTAAATGCATTACATGGGGCAACTCGTTCACAAGATTACACACCATACGAGGTTAGAGCTCGTGTTGCGGCGCGTTGTGGTACTCGTGAAGAAGCAGTAAAAGTCGGAAATGAAGTAGAAACCCTTTATACCAATGGTCCGGCAGGTGGGGGTGGGGTAATGAAGTCTGTGAAAGAAATATTAGCTATGGATTCAACTTTGATCCCGAGAGAACAGTTAACTGCATTTGTTACTGTGATGGAGGAATAACCATGAAAATAAGAGATATTGCTCACTCTCGTACAGGAGATAAAGGAAACATATCAAATATATCTTTGATTGCTTTCGATATTAAAGATTACGAACGACTAAAAACTGAAGTTACGGCAGAAAAAGTTAAAGCTTGGTTTGGGGATATTGTCGACGGAGATGTAGTGCGATATGAACTCCCAGAATTAGGAGCAATGAATTTCGTCATGTATAAGGCATTAGGCGGAGGGGTCACACGCTCTTTGGCTCTTGATATGCACGGAAAAGGATTAAGTTCTGCTCTGTTAGATATGCCTATATCTGGTTAATTCAGAAATACACTTCAGCTGTAATTAGCATCATTTCTAATCGGATGATGCTATTCCAAATATTAACCTGAGCTAAAAGTTGAGTAAAACTCAGAGAAAAGAGGCGTTTAACAATGCTTAAAAAAGAGATTTTATCGGCGCAACAAGCAACTACAAAGTTGAGAAATGGCATGACCATTATGGTGGGTGGATTCATGACAGTTGGCACGCCAGAGAAGTTGATCGACGCTATAGCCCACTCCAGTATTAAAGGACTTACTGTCATTTGTAACGATGCCGGTCTTCCTGGAAAAGGCGTTGGAAAGTTAATCGAAAACGGCCAGGTGTCTAAGCTCATCGCCTCCCATATTGGTTTAAATCGTATCGCGGGTGAAAAAATGAATTCCGGTGAGATGGAGGTTGATTTAATTCCTCAAGGTACGCTCGCTGAACGAATTCGTTCCGGTGGTGCTGGCTTAGGTGGCGTCCTAACCAAGACAGGCTTAAATACCCTAGTTGAAGAAGGAAAGCAGAAAGTCATTGTTAATGGCGAAGAATTTTTGCTTGAAGAACCTTTAAAAGCTGACATAGCACTTCTGAAATCGTCAATCACAGATGTCTATGGTAATACCTCATTTAATAAGACAACGGCTAACTTCAATCCTGTCATGGCAACTGCAGGCAAACTGGTTTTCGTTGAGCCAGATAGCCTTGTTGAGCCAAACGAAGTTAATCCTAACTTATTTACACTTCCTTCAGTTCTTATTGATTACATAGTGAGGTAGAGAGATGTCGAGCAAAGATCTTATCGCTAAGCGCGTAGCCAAAGAACTCAATCTTGGAGACTTGGTCAATTTAGGGATTGGTATGCCTACTTCGGTCTCCAATTTTGTTCCGCCTGAAAAACACATCGTCTTCCAATCAGAGAATGGCATGGTTGGTTTGGATTCCACCCCAGAAGAAAATAATGAAGATTGGGATTTAACTAACGCTGGAGGTATGCCGGTAACTGCCGTGGAAGGTGCTGCTTACTTCGACTCTACCCTTTCTTTTGCTTTAATTCGGGGAGGGCATGTTGATGCGACTGTCCTCGGAGCAATGGAAGTGGACCGCCATGGCAATTTAGCTAATTACATGATCCCAGGGAAAATGGTTGCAGGGATGGGGGGGGCGATGGACCTCGTTAATGGTGCCCGAAAAGTTATTATCATGATGACACACTGTAATAAAAATGGTGACCCGAAAATCTTAGATGATTGCACGTTGCCACTTACTGCTGCTAAATGTGTAGACCTCATCGTTACTGAACTTGCTGTAATTGAGCCGACTGAAAAGGGCCTGTTGCTTAAAGAAATTGCTTACAACACAACCATTGAAGAAGTTTTAGATAAGACAGGCACCGAATTGATTGTTTCTGATTCCTTAAAAGTATTTGGAGAATAGTGATGAAAGATGTAGTCATTGTAAGTGCAAAAAGGACAGCGATTGGTAATTATCTTGGTTCATTTACTAACGTGTCAGCAATTGATTTGGGTGTAACCGCTGTAACATCGGCCATCAAGGATGCTGGGATAGATCCGGATCAAGTTGATAATGTCATTCTAGGTAATGTTTTGTCTGCTGGGTTAGGGCAAAATCCTGCACGTCAAGTAGCTAGATTGTCTGGGATTCCTGACTCTAAAACTGCCAACGTAGTATCAAT includes:
- a CDS encoding AtuA-related protein, with amino-acid sequence MKIRDIAHSRTGDKGNISNISLIAFDIKDYERLKTEVTAEKVKAWFGDIVDGDVVRYELPELGAMNFVMYKALGGGVTRSLALDMHGKGLSSALLDMPISG
- a CDS encoding 3-oxoacid CoA-transferase subunit B, with product MSSKDLIAKRVAKELNLGDLVNLGIGMPTSVSNFVPPEKHIVFQSENGMVGLDSTPEENNEDWDLTNAGGMPVTAVEGAAYFDSTLSFALIRGGHVDATVLGAMEVDRHGNLANYMIPGKMVAGMGGAMDLVNGARKVIIMMTHCNKNGDPKILDDCTLPLTAAKCVDLIVTELAVIEPTEKGLLLKEIAYNTTIEEVLDKTGTELIVSDSLKVFGE
- a CDS encoding CoA transferase subunit A, translating into MLKKEILSAQQATTKLRNGMTIMVGGFMTVGTPEKLIDAIAHSSIKGLTVICNDAGLPGKGVGKLIENGQVSKLIASHIGLNRIAGEKMNSGEMEVDLIPQGTLAERIRSGGAGLGGVLTKTGLNTLVEEGKQKVIVNGEEFLLEEPLKADIALLKSSITDVYGNTSFNKTTANFNPVMATAGKLVFVEPDSLVEPNEVNPNLFTLPSVLIDYIVR
- a CDS encoding CitMHS family transporter: MLAFWGFCSIAVLLALIMTKRLSVIVALVLVPIVFGLLAGLGPNLGEYILKGLKGVAPTGIMLTFAILYFSVMNDAGMFDPIIKGIIRFGGKDPVKIAIGTAVIAMVAHLDGSGASTFLVCIPALLPIYDQLGMDRKVLACIAALGAGTMNIVPWGGPSLRAATSLEIEMTDLFNPVIPAFLAGLVTVVAVAYWLGKKEKNRIAAVTQSTASISDVEIEHETDQSLKRPKLVIFNALLTVATITCLVVKALPLPAVFVVALAIALVVNYPNVKMQQERITAHGKAAILMISIIFAAGVFTGILKNSGMITELAQGLVGVVPESFGGHLPVLTALTSVPASLLFDPDSYYFGILPVLSSAAEALGASGTEVARGAILGQMTTGFPVSPLTASTFLLVGLAGVDLADHQKKTIPLAFLVTLVMTIVAVLTGAITV
- a CDS encoding acyclic terpene utilization AtuA family protein yields the protein MKTIRIGSGAGYAGDRIEPAVELAEQGGIDYLVFECLAERTIAIGQKQKQTNPNKGYNELLEARMRAVLPACKKNGIKILSNMGAANPLAAGKVVLSVANELGLEKIKVAIVTGDDAFDLLIKLDLTLDEAGVPVSESGKQILSANAYMGVEGLITALGTDADVVIAGRVADPSLFLAPMIHSFGWKLDDWERLGKGTCIGHLLECAGQITGGYYADPGFKDVEGLDRLGFPIAEVNEDGDAVITKVAGSGGLVCVDTCKEQLLYEIHRPDHYITPDVVADFSQVRFENDGKDRVKVSGASGKARTQTLKVSVGYADGFIGEGEISYAGGNAVARGELALDIVRGRFDVCKFSPAEVRYDLIGVNALHGATRSQDYTPYEVRARVAARCGTREEAVKVGNEVETLYTNGPAGGGGVMKSVKEILAMDSTLIPREQLTAFVTVMEE